The following coding sequences are from one Hippopotamus amphibius kiboko isolate mHipAmp2 chromosome 9, mHipAmp2.hap2, whole genome shotgun sequence window:
- the LOC130829348 gene encoding serum amyloid A-4 protein-like: MKLLIGLVFCSLIMGVSGEGWYSFFKAAVQGASDMWRAFWDMKEANYRNSGRYFRARGNYEAAQRGPGGIWAAKILR, translated from the exons ATGAAGCTTTTAATAGGCCTTGTTTTCTGTTCCTTGATCATGGGAGTCAGCGGTGAAGGCTGGTATTCGTTCTTCAAGGCGGCCGTGCAAG GGGCTTCGGACATGTGGAGAGCCTTCTGGgacatgaaagaagccaattacCGAAATTCAGGCAGATACTTCCGTGCTCGAGGGAACTATGAGGCTGCCCAGAGGGGCCCTGGGGGTATCTGGGCTGCAAAAATCCTCAGGTGA